From a region of the Streptomyces caniferus genome:
- a CDS encoding acyl-CoA dehydrogenase family protein, whose amino-acid sequence MDFQLGDEQRALRDATRELLAGRFGRERLRAAVDDPALDRALWRELGAAGFFALRLPERAGGVGLGLPEAVLVLEEAGRALLPGPLVACLLLAGAVDGVAAGEKIVALCEAEREPVLWEHPADCDELILVEGGAGACGGGPGGRPGSGPGGAAGGAQGCTGGAFRSTPDRIACALFASVDPLTPLARVTDLPRTAPLTLDVPRLRREAALLTAAQQVGSAARTVEMAVGHAREREQFGVPIGSFQAIKHLCAQMLVRTEIARTAVYAAAVTEGVLDVTAAKLLADEAAVGNARDCLQVHGGMGFTWEVDVHLHLKRAWLRAERWEAAREAEELLAAGLLA is encoded by the coding sequence GTGGACTTCCAACTCGGCGACGAGCAGCGGGCGTTGCGGGACGCCACCCGCGAGCTGCTGGCCGGACGGTTCGGCCGGGAGCGGCTACGGGCCGCGGTCGACGACCCGGCGCTGGACCGTGCGCTCTGGCGGGAGCTGGGCGCGGCCGGGTTCTTCGCGCTGCGGCTGCCGGAGCGGGCCGGCGGGGTGGGGCTCGGGCTGCCGGAAGCGGTGCTGGTCCTGGAGGAGGCCGGGCGGGCGCTGCTGCCGGGGCCGCTGGTGGCGTGCCTGCTGCTGGCCGGGGCGGTGGACGGCGTCGCGGCCGGCGAGAAGATCGTCGCGCTGTGCGAGGCGGAGCGGGAGCCGGTGCTGTGGGAACACCCGGCGGACTGCGATGAGTTGATCTTGGTGGAGGGGGGTGCGGGGGCCTGCGGTGGCGGCCCCGGGGGCCGTCCCGGAAGCGGGCCCGGCGGTGCGGCCGGGGGCGCGCAGGGGTGCACGGGCGGCGCCTTCCGGAGCACGCCGGACCGGATTGCGTGCGCCCTGTTCGCCTCCGTCGACCCCCTGACCCCGCTCGCCCGCGTCACGGATCTGCCGCGGACCGCGCCCCTGACCCTGGACGTCCCCCGGCTCCGCCGCGAGGCCGCCCTGCTCACCGCGGCCCAGCAGGTGGGCAGCGCGGCCCGCACGGTCGAGATGGCGGTGGGCCACGCCCGCGAGCGCGAGCAGTTCGGCGTGCCCATCGGCTCGTTCCAGGCGATCAAGCATCTGTGCGCGCAGATGCTCGTCAGGACGGAAATCGCCCGGACTGCCGTGTATGCGGCGGCGGTCACGGAGGGTGTTCTCGACGTCACTGCCGCGAAGCTGCTCGCCGACGAGGCCGCGGTGGGCAACGCGCGGGATTGTCTGCAGGTCCACGGCGGAATGGGCTTCACCTGGGAAGTCGATGTTCATCTGCACCTCAAGCGGGCCTGGTTGCGGGCCGAGCGCTGGGAGGCGGCCCGCGAGGCCGAAGAACTGCTGGCGGCGGGCCTGCTCGCCTGA